Genomic segment of Zingiber officinale cultivar Zhangliang chromosome 11B, Zo_v1.1, whole genome shotgun sequence:
tgtggatacaaatagaggtgaggttcgtgAACATTGCTAAAGTTGATGTTCTTTCCCCTTCACATCATCCGAAAGGTACGCTTAAAATAATTGTTCTTCTTTTATttcgtaaaattttattttgcgcTTATGTCTACACGTGTTGTATCTTGCAAGCGTGGGTGTACTGTAataaattaggaattattatatttttatttttctgctATGCAATTTTTTGTGAAAACGTCTAAAGCACACATCCGCATCAGACTCATAACCCCAACAACTACGTGAGAGTATTTTCCACCAACTTCGCTAGGAATCACCACTTACCTATTTTTGTAAATCTATCACGTAGTGACTAGCTCGGCTATGCCCTGGGGTAGCATTACAATGTAAATTGTAGTAAAAGATGATTACACTCACCCTAGATACTCCTTACAATCCGTCTTCAgattatgtgaagggaggtaaatcataagGTTATCTTATAGCCGACCGCTAAATAACTAATGGGTAGGAGGAATTTTTTCTAAAGGACATGTGTCGATAAAAAATTAATTCCTACTCTATTTTAGTAAATCTATCCCCTTCTAATTAACTAGATATTCTGTGCGGATAGCGTTATAACGCAGGTGATTGCTATAATAGTGTATTAGTGTAGCAATTAATGACTGATGAATTTGATTATATTGAAGTGATTTTAATCCAATTTtcagtttaaataattttaagtaagttTATAAGTTAGTTTTATTGATTATTCCTAAGATAATCGATGGACCATTAGGATAAATCGAAAAAGTACATGTGGTGATCAATTTAGAACTCTAGCATCCCAGTATCTTTTGATTATGCTTttcatttagaaatttttttttatataaatatgttatagttgagaattgAAGTATGAGTGTCTAACTCATAATCTAGATGGATAATATTTTTAATCAATCGTAGTGAGTTATTTCAACATAGAGATAAAAtgtaatacaaacaaataataaggAGATATGTGTAAAATTCCGATGGAAAAGGACCCTTCCTCATGAGCTGCTTAACTTCCCCAGCTCACTGCCCTTCGAAGCCAAACAACCCTCGCTGGATTCCACATTTCCACCTGCCCCTCCTCCGCCTTAAACCCCTCGACCTCCTCCACCGAAGCTCCTCACTCTCCCCCTGATGGCCGACGTCGAGGCTAGCAGGGGTGGAGCCGCCGGCAAGCGTCGCGGCGGCGTAACTCATGGATACGGGGAGCAGCGCGGCTGGACGCCGTGGCTGGTGCCGCTCATCCTTGTGGCGTGCGTGGCGGTGTTCGTGGTGGAGATGTACGTAAACAACTGCCCCGCTCACTCCCAGGCCTACGGCTCCTGCTCCGCCCGCTTCCTCCACCGCTTCTCCTTTCAGCCCGTCCGCCAGAACCCCCTTCTCGGCCCCTCCGCGTCCTCGTAAATCCACCTCCCCTTTCTCGGCGTTTCTGGTTAAAAGTTTGGATTTTTAGGGTTTAGCCAAATCCCCCCTTTGTCATCTATCTGAAATTTTTGCGATTCTCTTTCTGCTCCAGATTGGAAAAAATGGGGGCTCTTCAATGGAGCAAAGTAGTCCATCAGCATCAAGCTTGGCGGCTTGTTACCTGCATCTGGTTACACGCAGGACTCATCCACCTGCTCACGAACATGCTTTGCTTGCTCTTCGTTGGAATTCGTCTCGAGCAGCAATTTGGATTCGGTATGTGTTCTTGAATCTGAATTTAACCTCTGTACATCATTTTTCACAAGGATGACAAagatctccctctctctctcctttGCAGCTCGCATTGGATCAATATATCTTTTATCAGGCATCGGTGGCGCCCTTCTTTCTGCTCTTCTCCTGAGGAATGGCATTTCTGTTGGTGCTTCTGGTTCTTTGTTCGGGCTTCTTGGAGCAATGGTCTCAGAACTCATCATAAACTGGACAATCTATTCAAATAGGGTAATTGTGTACCCTCAATCAATCTCCAGCTTAGTTTGGCACCATGGTCTCTGATTGATTCGATCTCCTTTCGTAGGCTGCAGCTCTGTCGATTCTTATAGTCATCGTCGCGATCAACTTGGGCATTGGCTTGTTTCCTCATGTCGATAACTTTGCCCATATCGGAGGCTTCTTGTCAGGTTTCCTCCTCGGTTTCGTTCTACTGATCCGGCCTCAATTTGGTTGGATGGAACGCGAGGATCATCTTCCTTTTCCAGCCCAGATTTCGTCCAAATACAAAGCATACCAATATGTCTTGTGGTTGATCGCATTGCTTTTGCTGGTAGCTGGGTGAGAATTCTTCTTCATTGTTCTTAGTGGTCGATCATGTACTTGATGGACTAACACTGCGAGCTAGTTTCTTCTGCAGATTCGTCGTCGGATTAGTCATGCTCTTCACCGGAGTTAACGGAAATGATCGTTGCCATTGGTGCCACTACTTGAACTGTGTGCCGACATCAAGGTGGGTTTGCGAGGACTGATCAACTCCGGGCTTTCGCAGGGTCGAAGGGAACATCGAAGCAGAGTTGCAAGAAGATGTAACATTAAGAATGAGCTCTTACAGTGAAGTGAAACCATAAGAGGTATCTTTTTGGTTCTAGTCAGATGTTCGGTGTGCATATATAATAACGACATTTTCTTGGTAAATctgataaattttccttatttatttgACATTTATATTGATTTCTCCTTCAATCTCCTCTTTTATATAATCACTATTCTATCGTCAATCATTCGTAATCGTCGCTGGATATGATCGAACCAAGTGGACAGAGGCTCTGCGCATAAAGGCGAGTCGGAGGCTTTGCATTCTCGTCCTTGAGCTGTCGTTCCACTAACTGGGTTATAATTGGACTATATTCATATCATAGACTGTGCCTGGGCCACGTAGGCCCAAACTAGCTCATTTAATTTAGTAAGGTCTCTAACAACGTCAGTTTCGAATTCGGTATTCCATTTGTTCACCAAGTGGGGACCACCCCTCCATCACTCGAGAGACCTGGCCGCTCCATTGGCGGTCAAATCGACGGTCAGATAGCTACTGACGGTGAACCGGCGTCACGAGCGAACTTCATCCGACGGCGGGTATCAATCCGGCAAGCAAAGCGCACAAATTAAACCGATGGGTTCGTGGCCTCTGGGTTTTCCATTTTAATCCCTCCACGTCCCTcgccgcttcttcttcttcttcgattcGAGCCCTCTCCGGCCTGGTGGTGGAGAAGAAGAGCTAGGGATTCTCGCGTGGAGATCGGAGAAGGAAATAGGAGGCGGCGATGGAGGAGGCGGAGGAGAAGCGGAAGGAGGCGGAGGAGACTCTCTACAAGACCAAGGTGGTCCACTTCCTCGGCCGCGAGACCCCGATTGTGCTCCAGAACGACAACGGTCCTTGCCCTCTTCTTGCGATATGTGAGCGCTTTCCCtccccctctcctctcttctctctctaGTTTTCCCTAAACCATCAAATGCGGGTTCGGTGGAAGCGCATCTTATCTGATTAATCTTATTCTGATTGCCGTCTGGGATGTCTGATGCGGTTTGGTTATTCTTTTGGTGTGAGTAGGCAATGTTTTTCTGCTGAGGAATAATATCAGTTTGAGCTTGGACGCATCGGAGGTCTCGCTGCAGAAACTGCTTTCTCTTGTCGCGGAA
This window contains:
- the LOC122033481 gene encoding RHOMBOID-like protein 3 isoform X2, encoding MADVEASRGGAAGKRRGGVTHGYGEQRGWTPWLVPLILVACVAVFVVEMYVNNCPAHSQAYGSCSARFLHRFSFQPVRQNPLLGPSASSLEKMGALQWSKVVHQHQAWRLVTCIWLHAGLIHLLTNMLCLLFVGIRLEQQFGFARIGSIYLLSGIGGALLSALLLRNGISVGASGSLFGLLGAMVSELIINWTIYSNRAAALSILIVIVAINLGIGLFPHVDNFAHIGGFLSGFLLGFVLLIRPQFGWMEREDHLPFPAQISSKYKAYQYVLWLIALLLLVAGFVVGLVMLFTGVNGNDRCHWCHYLNCVPTSRWVCED
- the LOC122033481 gene encoding RHOMBOID-like protein 3 isoform X1 yields the protein MADVEASRGGAAGKRRGGVTHGYGEQRGWTPWLVPLILVACVAVFVVEMYVNNCPAHSQAYGSCSARFLHRFSFQPVRQNPLLGPSASSLEKMGALQWSKVVHQHQAWRLVTCIWLHAGLIHLLTNMLCLLFVGIRLEQQFGFARIGSIYLLSGIGGALLSALLLRNGISVGASGSLFGLLGAMVSELIINWTIYSNRAAALSILIVIVAINLGIGLFPHVDNFAHIGGFLSGFLLGFVLLIRPQFGWMEREDHLPFPAQISSKYKAYQYVLWLIALLLLVAGFFCRFVVGLVMLFTGVNGNDRCHWCHYLNCVPTSRWVCED